One region of Miscanthus floridulus cultivar M001 chromosome 19, ASM1932011v1, whole genome shotgun sequence genomic DNA includes:
- the LOC136528786 gene encoding thioredoxin O, mitochondrial-like, with the protein MARRLCRLSRLFPLVSSASASAAPRPHHLPFAVNPNPAPLAPSFSASLPPAFPAPHRLFSSASGSSMVVVGSADSFNSILSKVQDEKLPAVFYYTAVWCGPCRAMAPLVSKLSSQYPKIPVYKVDIDMEGLGNKLRGLNICSVPTFHFYHKGQKIGEIVGADAKKLEVVMESLHKQQ; encoded by the exons ATGGCTCGCCGACTGTGCCGTCTCTCTCGCCTCTTTCCCCTCGTCTCCTCCGCGTCCGCCTCCGCCGCCCCGAGGCCTCACCACCTCCCCTTCGCCGTGAACCCCAACCCAGCGCCCCTCGCCCCCTCGTTCTCGGCGTCGCTGCCGCCCGCTTTTCCCGCTCCCCATCGCCTCTTCTCTTCTGCGA GTGGTTCCAGCATGGTGGTCGTCGGCTCCGCGGACTCCTTCAACAGCATCCTTTCCAAGGTGCAAG ATGAGAAGCTACCAGCCGTGTTCTACTACACGGCGGTGTGGTGTGGACCAT GTAGGGCGATGGCACCTTTGGTTTCAAAGCTGAGCAGCCAGTATCCCAAGATACCCGTGTACAAAGTTGACATTGACATG GAAGGACTGGGAAACAAACTCCGTGGTCTAAATATATGTTCAGTG CCTACATTCCACTTCTATCACAAGGGGCAGAAAATTGGTGAAATTGTGGGTGCTGATGCAAAGAAACTTGAAGTTGTCATGGAAAGCCTCCACAA GCAGCAGTAG